CTCTACATCCTGTGTCTCCTTCCCGGACTTCATTAACCATATTGGAAAAATGCTTCAATCCTATAGCTTTTCAAAGCCGCAGAGGGTACAAATCCGTGCCGTTGAGCTATGCTGTGTTTTTGTGATGCCTGGCTGTTGTAAAGGCGGGTCAGGGAGCTGCTGCTGACATGGTCTCTGTGGTCGGTTGTTGTAGTGACCCTGTGTTTTGTAAACctgtgtgaaaccacataccagGGTTTTGAGTGCGGCTCAAAATGAGTCACATAGAAATCTGAGCGAGACATGCATGACTCGCTGGGGAAATTACTTCTGACAAGGTTTCCGTTTACCTACCCTGAGCCAGGAAGCAGGTGTGGATTCTGGGTCACAGAGGGGCAGCTCAACCCTCTGATACCAGTCCTTCTGGGGAGGATCAACTGGGTGTATTGAACTAGCGCTCCTGGAAACTCTCCTGATCAGCTGCTATAGTCGACTACAGGCTTCCTCCTTATACAGCAGCCTTTACACTAGCACTTGGATTCTTGTTATAAGACGGCTTTGCAATTCTCTACCCTGTGGCTCCCGACTCCGGGGTTATAGAGGGGGAGCACTTTACTAGTTAGATAGATGCCAGATTGTTTTACAGCTGTAGTGTAGTTTTCTGCTGGGGCATTGCATTGTAGAATccctggtttgtgtgtgtgtgtgtgcgtgtgtgtgcgtgtgtgtcataCTGGATTTAGTGGTGATGAAAGCACGACAGAAAGCAAGCAGGGTCatgtctgagtgtgtgtcagaATACTTTGTTTGAACGTTACATTGGACttgattgtgttgctttattgcaGAGAATGACCCCCTCCATACTTTATACAGCGGATTCGAATTTGGTTTAAAGGGTGAGCATTCTTTCATGCAATCGACATGCATGTGGGAGTGTAACTTGAACACTGTGTTCCCCTGCCCTGCCTTACAGAACTACAGTACAATGCCCCTTTATTGCAGCTCCATTTGGTATACGGGAGCCAGGAAAAGATTAATAAGTCCTTTTCATCAGAGATATTTATAATCGGGGGTCTTGCACGGGCTATACCCTGTTAGGAATGCCAGCCATGCCGAGTAGCCCTGCTTCTGAACCTTCCAGAGTTCTAAAACGGAACGGATTCCATGCTGGCCCGAGTTCCAATTCCGACTCTCAAACAATGTGTTGACATTTCTGGGAACCGGTAATACCAGTCTGTCGCGGAGTCCAGAATATCCTGCTTCAGACTAACCTATATCAATAGAGGATGCATAATGGTTTTGAGCGAGCAGCACAGAAATAAACAGAGGGATGGTAAACTCCAGTGCACCAGTCCTAGCCAGAttctgcagacagacaggcagagaggcagGGCAGTGTTGCTTCATACTCTGAGCTGCAAACTCGTAGGAGATCAGACAGACTGCACTAATCTCTCCAGTCACACCCTTGCTTTACCAGCTCCATCACAGTGCTGTGTATTAACCCTGACACAATCGTGAGCTGATGAGCAATACCAAGGTGAGATCTTACTGCTTATCGAGGTATCCTTCCCACGGTGACTGTGTGGGCTCCTGCAGAATGATCTCATTGTTAGCGTGCCTCGGTGCTGTCTGTGAAATAATCTCTGCAATAAAGGCAACGCAAAAAGAACTAGAGATCGTTCACTTTTGTAAAGTCCATGATTCAATTGTGTTTTCTACAGGCGCTCCCAGCAGAAGAAATTCATATCATTTCTGTGGCAAATACAGAAAGAGATATTTACAGTGTGATGATTTAAACAGTAGCGAATATGAATCCCCCCCCGTCATACAATTGGTATTGCTGATACTCTGCAGACCGCACTGTGATTGCCCTGTGTGTGGTAACGTTAACTCATGTGGAGTAGCTGGATTAGATTACCCCGGATCCCTACCAGTACCTCCATATCTAACTGCTAAGCTATACCACTTATCACACAGCCAGTCAATGGCTAAGCTCTAGAACCCAATATACGATGGCTCCCAGTTCTACTGGCTGGGATACACCCCCCTCCAGGTCCCAGCCAGTCAGTGAGTGTGACACCCATCTTGAGCTCCTGGCTCCCAGTCCTCTCCTGCAAGGCTCCGGTAGGTCACACAATCAGACAGTGATAAAGCTGTGGGAGAAGGAGACAGCCGTATCCTTTCAAGGGCTCTTTTATCATGTAATCGATCTCCAGTCACAGTGTGACTGCCAGCTGTTTACTCCACACCGCCCCCCCTCACGCATTCCTCAGCGCATGAGGTCACCTGGTTTAACAGCCCTGCAGCATTCCGATCATACAGCGATATTAGGAACGAAAACAGCACCGTGTCACACATTTGCACAGTGTGTTCCATAAGGTCCTGCAGAACAAGAGGACTCTGTCTACCTGTAACTTCAAAACACCCGATCAAAGTTCTAACTGCAGCACAACGAAAAGGTTCAGAAGGTTCCTAAAGCGTACTTTCCTACAAACCTCGAGCTGTCGTAGTCTGAACAGTTTAAACGTGAGGGGGGCTGTGACAGGGAGTCTCATCCATGCTTCGCTGAAAGAGCTGCTCTTTCGCTTCACCTGGTAAAAGCTTGGAAATGGAGACCTTTAACACTTTGCAGTGGATCGGTGATCCAGCCTGGAAGAGTGCCGGTCAGCAGCCCTGAGGGCTGTGTtctcctccctgcctccctcgCGCTGAGAGAGAGCCCAGAGCAGCTGTCAGGGCTGCTGAGCCCTGCAGGCTGGCTGTGAGGGTCTTGGTATTTGctaatgcagcagcagcagcagcagcagcacgaaCTGGAAACTTGCAAGTTATTAACAGGTGTCGCACTTGAGCATTCAGCTGTTTAGTGTCACGCTGCTAGGGAGACGGGGCCCATTGCTATGAACAAAAACACACTCGAGTGTATTCTGTATCTCCTTTCCCTTGGAGGAGAATGCTGCGTTTCAGCAAATGAAAGCATGCTTTCTGACCTGCGGAAAACTGATATCCTAGTTGGTTTGTGAAGCATAGCGCATACAGGGGCACCGAAGGTATTCCAGCAGTTCCTGGGCTGGCAGTTTAAATACATCGTGCTTGGCTGACCGTGACGGGCTCCAGGGATgtgtgggagaaaaaaaaaatcgtttACACCCCAGATGGCCCCGGCAGGCTAAACGTGGCCCCTGGGGGCCTTGCTAGTGGCCCTGCAGTTGGCAGCTATTGAAATGAATATGCATTAATATACTGTTCAATAATACTGTGCACCTCCTTTGTATTCAAAGCCTTATAATGCACAGGAGACTGCAGTCATGTAACTTAGGGATTCTTAGTGTGTTGCGTCCCGTGTTGAAATGAGTGGCACGTGAAATAAAGGGTATCTAACCGGGTTACATGCAAGCTCATAATAATGAGGTCATTTCTGCTTTGCAGTTAGCGGGTCATTAAGCTGCTTAAATCTACCATGTGCAGTAACCCTTCATTAAAGCTGTTGAATCATGGAAATCTCAGACTGCTTACCACAATGTTTCCAGGCTGCATTTGGTTCTGTGGTTCCTAAAGCCCCTGATATGTTTTgcacagcattttttttcccccttgccTACGCAGTCGCTGGGGTTTGCCATTGCAGTCGCCTCTGTGTTTCTGCGTTTGCTTCTGTTGTAACTGGGAGTGACACTTCAATGAAGTGCCCCTCTGCCCTCCTCTCTTCAATTGAAATTCCTCTGGATATACCTGCTCCAGTACAAATGCAAGTCCTCATTTCTTTCGTTTGGCTCTGATCCCACAGCTCTCCACGCCGCAGCTAAATGAGAAGGCTGCTTCCTCCCTGAGCTCTCACAGTGGCCGTTGACTTTGTTCGTTTAGTTGTTTGGTGTTTCTTTACTGTGTTTGAGTTGGTTGGTTATAAGTCTTAACTGACTCAACTTTTCTCCCACTCATAACAGCCACATATATGACTCAAAGACATACAATCGCTATGCTTACCAACATGTGCTGCTTTCATATGAGTTTTGTTAGAGGTGCAATTCATCTTCTAATGGAATCGTCTATGATCTATGCATTGAGAACACTTGTAGGATTCAAAAGCATGTACAGtcatctccggctaagagaacacccctcgggaagcaagcaaagtgttctctaaggaGGTGTTCCTGTACGCAGAGTCTACTGCATGGAGAAAACCATTATAACTGTTGATTCTGTAACTACAGTGGAAGAAGAAATCTGAAGATCCATGTAGGGCTCAAGATCACTTGATCAATTCATGTTTTAATTTAGGCTTGCAAAATGACGATCCATAATATATTAATCACTAGTTGTTCCACCTCTAGTTCATGTGCATTATATTGTTTTTCCAATGTGTGAATGGATCGCCTCCTGGCTGCTGATCAGTCAGTCATACTGAGTGTTAGACCCGGGCTTCCCTCTCATTGAACGGTAAGACGTTCctctttgaactgtatggtttgcGGTTCACATCCTGCCCTCGTCTCTCCGTTCAATTCaagtgggctgagatgccaactcATTACAAGAAGGAAATTGGATTGTAGGCAATCGTCCGGGATCAGTGCTGTTCCAGATGACAGATTGAGATATTCTGGCAGGGGCTGCTGGGAAGCTTGACGTTGTGTCTGTGTGAGTCTCACCATGTGTGTACATAGACTAAAGGCTTCAGTCTCCAGTGCTATCAGTTCATCAACTCCAGTTGCATCACGCCAGCATACCGGACACATTTCAGATGAGATATGGGTGGCACATGTATTTGATTGAGACACCTTGATACCGTGAACAGAGACATTAAAGACAGAACACACGCTAGCTTAGGTAACCCTTTATTTGTATTGGATACAGCGTTCAGAAGGTTACATGCATTATCCTTCACTTTGACAACCTGCATGACATGCATACAAGTATTCATAACAGCTGCGTCAAATTTGCTGTCATAACATATTACTATAATGATGCCAAAATGCTATATGATAGCTACAGAGTTGTGTTAATCGCCATGGGAAATGCACTGTTCAGTGCTCCATTAATGTGACCACATTTCATGAATCTTCTGTCTTCAAAGTGATCCCAAAGGACTGCTGTATGCACGCTGTTCTGCAATGTGTTATGTAGCCCTTACGAAGGTGTGACAAATGCTACACACAGCagccaaatgaaaaataactTGGGGATAAATGACAGGCCACTGTTCGACTGGAGAGTTCATCCTTTCCTTTGTTGCTGCAGAGCATTGACCGAGAGGAGCCAACGGAGCCAGAGAGGATCGTGGAGAATGGACACCAGCTACTTCCAGGTGAGAAACACAGACTGGTGCCCCAGCGCTCCCTGGATCTGCACAGAACTgccacactcgcacacacacacactcacgagCATCCAGTTGAGATCTGAAGAAATCAAAGCTTAGCGTCGGCTGCCCGCGTGTCTTTTTATTACATGGGCACAGATATGAATTCGTTCAAAATGCCATGTCCATTAGTCTGTCAATATCGAATCCATTAAGTGTCCGTTTCTGTCTtatcagagagagaaagagtttCACAGGAAGTGACCTCCTCACCTGTGTCCAGCAGCGCTCCTCAGGTACAAACCCTCTCGGTGTCCATGCTCAAGCCACACCTCCCCATCACCGCGGTTACCAAGACAGCAGACACCCCCGTCGCCGGGGCAACCAAAACACCGCCCACCACTCCCGGAGAGACCCCTCCTCCACCGTTCACTAAAGCCGAGGCTGTCAGCCAGTCAGCAACCAGCAACAGCCAGAAGGAGGTTGTGGCAGAACTCAGTAGCCAATCAGGTAGGTGGAAAAGACTAATCAGAAGCATCCTGTTGCCGGTCACTAGAATATGGCTCATGCCGATTGGTGAATGGTAGGGTTGGGGTTAATATGAAAGGTGTGGATTTGCCTCTTATGACTTTCCCCGTTACCTCTGTATAAGTGCTGGTGAGCTGGAGCACACATGCACAGTGTCCCTGCATACCCAGCCAGCTGGTTCACTGTACTGTTGTGCCGCATGGCAGCCCCACAGTAGACGCACTCAACCTGCTGCTGTGTTGTTTGCAGGTGTTGTCGGGGCAGTGAAGACCTGGAGCCCCAGCCCAGTCAGGACAATGAGCTCGGCTCGCACCCCAGGTAAGGGCCACCTTCCTCTGCTCTTCTCTTCTGTTTGTTGAAAAGTTTGAATTTATTCAGCCTCTTTTAGCGTTTCTAAATCCAGCATCactgagtgtttaatagtgaTGGCTGTTTTATGTTTGCACTCAGTTTGCTTGCTGTCCTCCTCACCCCTGTCTGCGTTTCTTATTTGCAGATAAACCCATCTCTGTGGCAAAGCCTGTGTCGTCCGTCGGCTACTCCCCTTCAGGTACCCCCGCCAACAAGGACAGGTAGGAGCCAGCTGGACTGACAGCAGCCTTCTTCAGTGTGCTAGCCACACGTGTTCGTCTACTTGACTTGGGTTCTTATAGTTTGTTATAGTTTCAAAATTCCGATTGAGCGTTCTGAGTGGCTAGTGAACGAGCCTGTTTGTAACACTGCCTCCTGCTCTCTGTGAAGTGGTTTCACTGGTGTGAGGTGTctcctgtttctctctctgttccAGCGGGTTCGATGGCTATTATGACATGACCCCAAAGCCTGGCTCTCCTCCGGTGCTGCCTAGGCAGGTGGAGCGGCGCAGGGAGCTGGTGAGGTCCCAGACTCTGCCCCGCACCATGGGGGCTCAGACACGCAAGGCCATGTTCGAGAAACTGGAATCCAACACCAACAGGTAAGACCTTGGTTTTATTCTCCGAGCCGCTGGAGCGATGCAGCCTGAGTTTCATTATCTCTGGGCTTGTTATTGGACTTGACCCTTCTTGCTTTCCTTCTAGTTTCAGGGCCAGTGTTGGGGACTCGAAACCCAAGCTGAAACGCTCCCAGAGTTTTGGGGTGTCCAGCGCTAACAATATCAAACAGATCCTGCTGGAGTGGTGCCGATCCAAAACCATCGGGTACCAGGTGAGTCAGGGGTCAGAGAGAAAATTACAATGGGGTGCAGTGGagatatccatccatccatatatACATCCACCCATccacccacccatccatccatccatccacccacccatccatccatagatacatccacccatccatccatagatacatccacccatccatccatccatccatccatccatccatccatccacccatccatccacccacccatccatccatccatccatccatccacccatccatccatccatccatacatacATACCACATTATCTAGTTAAATGCTTACACAGTTGTGATGACACTTGATTAGGACATTGTTTATCACATTGAGTTTTTTCTTTAATTAGGAGAGGTCTATCTGCCTTTTTGATATGTGTCTCCAATTCACTGCAGTCACCGCTGTAAAAACAgtatttgtttgggggggggggggggggggagcgtcTCAGTATTTGGGAACAAACGTATCCCTGAGTGGTTTTGCATTAGCAGGAAATGAATAATGCTTGAGGCATCCCTGCACTCGTGGGACAGATTGCTCATTGAAAGCATGTGTTTGAGGAGGAGACGATCATTGGGAAACAATCCCCAGGCTTTCTGCATGTATTCACGTCTTTGATACCTGCTGCAGGTGCAGTAGTGTATGTGCAACATCGTGTGATCTTTCCCTGGTATGTGAGCTGCCTCTTCGTTTTGGTGTGAGGCTTGCACAGTATCTGCAATAGCAACGCACCAGCCTGGCCATGTGCTTTGTGTTAAAGGACTCAGAAGAACCCAAAACTAATCAATTATTCATCTGAAATTTACATATTAGAAATGAAACCACCAAAGCCTCAATGAAAGATAAGAAAGCTCGCAGAGAAGTGATCCGACAACACGCATGCAAAACGGGAATAATATCATTAGCGCTGTGTCTCTTTGCTTCTGATCCTGCACTCACTCAGGCCAGTTTCCTGGTAGATCTGTCAAGCGAGCCTGTCCTGACGCACGCGGGGGCCCGTTGATCCAAATCACACGGAGCAGTAACTGAAATGAGAGGAGCAGCTGCAGCCCTCCGCTCCTGCAGAGCCTCACAAAGAACTGACACGCCACTTAGGAAAAACCCTAAACACAACGCACTCTGCAGGCAGACCTCTTGAGGGAGCAGCAGAAAGCTTCCTGTTCAGTGATGTCTCACTAGCATGTTCAGTTTTATACTAAGGTGTAGATCCTTGGTGTATGTTTAGTAGGGCTGTGCTGACACTCGTACTCggaattgcttttaagaagtatttatcgacaggtaataaataaatccattagtGTGTTGAAATACatgcattcatacatacatacctacGTAGGTCTGTCTTGAGTCATTCAACTGGGGTGAAACTTGGTACAGTATGGGCACTTCCTCGAGGTCCTCCCCCTCCCCAATCTGTGTATCCTGTGTGGAATTCATCTTACCTGACCTCTCTCCTCTCccgctctcctccctccctctctctctcctccctctcttcgctctctcctctcctctcctctctctctcctctcctctccctctatatctctctccctccctctctcagaaCATTGACATCCAGAACTTCTCGTCCAGCTGGAATGACGGCATGGCGTTCTGTGCTCTCGTCCACTCCTTCTTCCCGGAGGAGTTTGATTACAACACCCTGAACCCTGCCAACCGCAAGGAGAACTTCGAGATGGCCTTCACCAAGGCAGAGTGAGTACGCTGGTGTGCACGctgctgtgcagagcagggagagCACTCAGAGGCACCCCTAGTCATCTGTTAAAGGAATgcactgcatcacacagcacCCAAACTTCACTCAAATGCCCCCTTTTATGCCTGGGCAATGGACAGCCCAATACAGTTTACTAAAGTCCATTAAGCACtacctgttttatttaaatgttgttacTTAAACTCTTCACCAGCGGAAGATTTCTGGGAGGTCCCTACAACTAGCTAAAAGTTACCTTGCTTTTAAAAGGGCAACTACCCAGTTGTCATTTATCAAGGTGTCCACAGATAATGACAGTCATGATTCATCCCATTTATCAGATCATACAGAAAAGCAATGTCTGTGAGGTAGAAGACATGATCAGCTTATCAAAGGGAGACGGACAGGTTTGTTTAGATGTGCCTGTTTGGAATCAGGGATGAATACACAAGCTCTAGTTCAATCCCAGCcagtgactcactgtgtgtgaccctgagcaagacactgaacctccttgtgctccgtccttcagatgagacacaaaacaaacaaggtcctattgcaagtggctctgcaacagcagttgtgatgcatagttcacacccaagtctctggataaaagagtctgctaaatgactaaataataataacaaagaaaacaaaacacatggcaCTCCTCCCTCATCACACTCCCtgcttttaaatcttgttttaattCCTCTGATCCCCAGAGAACCTGAGCCTGTATTTCATGCATTCCTGCTCTGTGACCTCACCCAGCAGCATCGCACTGAGCAGGCTGCCTGAGTTCATGTGCAAACTATGCGGCAGGACCTGCAATTAAcatgaacacacacagcacttcaAAAAGATTATAAAAGCCAAAGAAGAGAGAAGAAAGGGACCACGCTGTGCTGGAGAGCGGACTTTAACTGCCTCGGAGCGAGGGGAGCGACCACCACTTTATAGGGCCGCTGTGCTTTCTGTTAGGGGTTCAGGCTAGGCTTTAGTGTACAGATGTGACGATggtgaaaaaaaacagctgttcaCGAGTCCTGTAGgttctgcagtgtgtaaaacGCTCTTGTTGTGACTGGCGACTCCTAAACTGGGGGTGATCGGAATGGCCTTTAAGAATGATCTACAGTCAGGTGTTAAATAAAGCCCTTC
The DNA window shown above is from Acipenser ruthenus chromosome 24, fAciRut3.2 maternal haplotype, whole genome shotgun sequence and carries:
- the LOC117429578 gene encoding smoothelin-like protein 2, coding for MDASELAGLDSADAQTVCEALGRYEDTLRDAVREIHVDINVFKKGVERRMEDTLRLVSPLSRSVSELQQENRQLRAQLEALARQVDLLTRAACLGHTAAAGERNESTAPHSPRSPTSPGSSHSPCIPPPAPSCAASARFSSRATFAVSSKTNSIDREEPTEPERIVENGHQLLPERERVSQEVTSSPVSSSAPQVQTLSVSMLKPHLPITAVTKTADTPVAGATKTPPTTPGETPPPPFTKAEAVSQSATSNSQKEVVAELSSQSGVVGAVKTWSPSPVRTMSSARTPDKPISVAKPVSSVGYSPSGTPANKDSGFDGYYDMTPKPGSPPVLPRQVERRRELVRSQTLPRTMGAQTRKAMFEKLESNTNSFRASVGDSKPKLKRSQSFGVSSANNIKQILLEWCRSKTIGYQNIDIQNFSSSWNDGMAFCALVHSFFPEEFDYNTLNPANRKENFEMAFTKAEDLANCDRLIEVEDMLLMGRKPDPMCVFTYVQSLYNHLRRFE